One Deltaproteobacteria bacterium genomic window carries:
- the rpsO gene encoding 30S ribosomal protein S15, whose amino-acid sequence MSMQEARRKAEVIGQYRRHNTDTGSPEVQVAILSKRIEQLTEHFKTHSKDHLSRRGLLKLVGQRRRLLDYLRGIDHARYRALIESLGLRR is encoded by the coding sequence ATGAGCATGCAGGAGGCAAGGCGCAAAGCCGAGGTTATTGGACAATACCGGCGCCACAATACAGATACAGGCTCCCCCGAAGTTCAAGTCGCAATCCTCTCGAAACGCATTGAGCAGTTGACGGAACACTTCAAAACTCACTCCAAGGACCATCTCTCCCGCCGAGGTCTTCTCAAGTTAGTTGGACAACGCCGTCGTCTTCTCGACTATCTACGCGGAATTGACCACGCTCGCTATCGCGCACTGATCGAAAGCCTTGGACTGCGCCGTTAG